TACGTATCTATGGCCATATGTGTTGAGATCGCTACAGACAATATCTATGCTCAGTAGCAGCGATGAATAGCGAAGCTAACTGAGGGAAGAAATACAGGAGAAACTCGACTTAAATAGAGACGCGAATAGGAGACAAAGTTAAGCGCCGGAACGGTCACGTAGGTACGTGTACTAGCGGGGAGAAAAAGTTTGGAAATGCCGGCACGTGATGGCCCAGAATTTGTACGATACATCTTACTATGTCTCGCAAACGCGGTCGAGAGCTCCCTGTGACTCGTCGAGCTCAAATAATTACACTACACAATGAGGGCAATTCATATCCTGAAATACTTGCAAAAACTGGTGTTCCCCCATCTGTGGCATGCAAAACTGTTAAACGTTGGGAAACATACGGCACCCTTGCCTCCTTGCCTCAATCTGGCCGCCCGCGCAAATTCTCACCTCGATTGTGCCGTCTAGTCATTCGTACCCTCCTTTGCCATTGTTTTGAGCCATATTCATCTATTGCTACTAGAGTAGGTAATGGCCTTACTGCTGTGCAAGTCAAGTACATTGCCCAGAGCCGGCGCTACCGCCGATATGTTGCGCGCCGAAAGCCATTCTTAGATAAGTGAAAGGTCCTAAAGCGTCTAGAATGGGCTCGCGTGAACCGGTTTAGGAACTGGGATGAAGCCATTTGGACTGACGAGCTCCAGTTGGGGACCGGCAATCACTCAGTTCACCCAATGGTCACCCGGAAACCCGGAGAGGCATATCTCCCGGAATGCCTAGCCCCGACCTTTCAAAGTGGCCATGAAGCATTAATGGTATGGGGGTGTATCTCCCATGGGTATAAGGGGCCACTTATCCAACTGGAGATGGCTCCCCGGCTGCAATTGCGTaatgggaggtggagggggggagggttcaactcagaaggatatgttATGCAGGTCCTAAATGGTCCACTTAAGGACTTCATTGCACAGATGGAGAAAGTCAAGGGACACAGGATGCTAGTAGTTGAAGATGGGGCCCCGGCACACAAAGGAAAGCTAGCCAAACAGGCTTGTGAAGAACTTGGTATTAAACACATTGCACACCCCCCAAGTTCACCAGACCTAAACCCAATAGAACCATTATGGATGGAACTTAAGCGACGTGTGTACAGTACCCCTGGGGCCCGAAGAAGTCTTGAGCACCTTTGGAATGCCACTGAAGCTGCCTGGAAATCCTTCACAGCAGATGATATCAATAAGTACACACGGAAAATGCCATCTCGGGTAACAGCTTTAGTTAAGTCAAAGGGACTCCCAACAAAATTCTAACACTTGTTTATCTCTCCTACTGTATTTTAACCAATGTATTTCCTGTTTCTATATACTACATTCATGCGGCCGGGGGAGAGCAAGTTTTCTTTTAGCGCCCAAATCACGCGCCATTTCCAAACTTTTTTCCTCCGCTAGTACATGCTACGACAATATGTTGAGTATATTGTGCTGCTTGGATTAAATCGACGTGATTTGCGAGGGGATGGTTGTGTATTAATTAGTTGGACTCCTTCTAGACCATGGAGACCGGGTTGTAAGAGAGAGAAGTAGAACCGACCGTATTGAGATGTCCCGAGTGGG
The nucleotide sequence above comes from Rhizoctonia solani chromosome 3, complete sequence. Encoded proteins:
- a CDS encoding DDE superfamily endonuclease, coding for MSRKRGRELPVTRRAQIITLHNEGNSYPEILAKTGVPPSVACKTVKRWETYGTLASLPQSGRPRKFSPRLCRLVIRTLLCHCFEPYSSIATRVGNGLTAVQVKYIAQSRRYRRYVARRKPFLDKNWDEAIWTDELQLGTGNHSVHPMVTRKPGEAYLPECLAPTFQSGHEALMVWGCISHGYKGPLIQLEMAPRLQLRNGRWRGGGFNSEGYVMQVLNGPLKDFIAQMEKVKGHRMLVVEDGAPAHKGKLAKQACEELGIKHIAHPPSSPDLNPIEPLWMELKRRVYSTPGARRSLEHLWNATEAAWKSFTADDINKYTRKMPSRVTALVKSKGLPTKF